CAACCCCGCGCTTGCGCCACACCGATCTCGCTGGCGGCATGGCATGTCTCGCAGCGAACGCCTGTTTGCAAGGCGGCAACGCGTTTGATTAATTCGAATTGGCGACGGAGCTGATGCCCACAGGCTGCACGATAGAGGCCGTAGTGACGGTTTTTGGGATCACGGCTCAGAAACTCCAGCCCAGCGGCCGCAGCATCTGAGGCCCAGACCTGTTCAATGCACGCGGAACAATTGGGCTGGCTGTTCATCAAAGTAAAGAGACGCACCTTATTGAGCGCGCCGCACTGATGGCAGCGCAAGGCGAGGTGCAGCCGATCAACAACGCGGGCCACAATATCGAAGCCTTTCGATTTTGCCGTCGCGATCCAGTGAGGTTGCAAACTGCCTTTGTGGATGGGCAGCAGAGTGTTTTGAATGGTCATCATGTTTTGGGAATGGGAAATCGTGTTCATGGGATGCTCTCCAGATAAGAAAATAAGATATGCAATATGAGGGGGCCGCAGCCGCAGGGCTGCAGACGCAGGTGTGCGCGTTGCCAAAGCGAAGATGGCAATCCGTTAGATAGAAAATGGGGATCGATTTATTAGAAGGCTGGCGCAGGGGGCTCGTCTTGATCGCGCTTGTCATCCAGAACCTCTGGCGCAGAGTCAAACAGCGGCAGTGCGACAAGGGCCGTCATCAAGTGACGCGCTTGGATCAACATCGCATTGCGCTGCATGGCGATGGCGCCAATGCCAGCAATTTGAAACTGCGAAAAGAATGAAAAGTGCATCTCCTGATGCAGGCGACGGGCCCCACCGAGTTCTTCGCAACCAAGCATGGCATCAATGAGCAGTGCCGTGCGAAACAGCGGTTGATCGGAAAGGGTCGCGAAAATGACGCAAACCATCGGTGAGGCGGGTTTGGGCGCGTTCAGCGTCGCGCAGCCACAGGCGGTAAGCCGGATCTTGGCTGTGCCCAACACCTTCAAGATCGCGTTCGGCGCCAATGAAATCTGCGACATGCGCGAGAAGAAGAGGGAAGGTAAGGGACGCCGGTGTTTGAAGCGGGTCTTTATGCGCCGAAAAAGGCGTGATAGGGGTGTGTTTAGTCATGATGATCTCCTATGGATCGGATTGATTAGGGCCTTGGCGAGAGTTACAGCTCTTGCCTTGGCCTGCACAATATGGCACCATAAAACCAATTAATCAAGCATGGATTCGGGATTATGAGTGAAAAAAGCAAAAAGGGCCGCCCACGGCTCGATACGGAAGCTGTCAACTTACGCCTGCCGCGTGACATGATCGAAGCAATTGATGATAGAAGACGCGCGGAAACTGACCTGCCGACAAGGCCGGAAATGATCCGGCGTGCGCTGGCACAGTGGCTCACTATGACTGACGCGCCAAAGAGCTGAAGGCCGATTGGCTTGAGCGAGGCAACCGACATCGGGCCGTGCCTCCAATGTAACCATGACACCGGCGTCCCAGCAACTCTGCCCCATTCAACTATTCTTGTCGCGCGCCCGTGGACATCGAAGTTATCGTTTGCCTCGATGACCACTTCTGTCCGCTTACCCTTCGTTCTCGTTTGGATCCCCGTGGGTTTTATGGTGGCGCTTCTCGTGGAGTTTATCCAACAAATCGTCATCTGGAGAGCGTGGTGCTTCGTTTGCAAATTCAATCTCGGGGAAAGGCTCCTTCTCCTCGTCAAGTGATGTGAACTTAATATCTGATACAGGCCCATCATCAAGGGTGTCAGGATTGCTTGGCGTGGTATCTTTTTGTGTTTCACTTTCCTGCAAGTCTGCCGAAAGGTCCTCGGTCGATGCGTCCGCCTCACGTTGGATTGTGCGCAAATATGTGCCCAACGTTGAGTCCGAAATGTGAATGCCGTTTTGGACCAAGGTCTTGTTGATGAGTTCCAAAGTGTGTCCATTCGTCAGAGCCTTATTAATAGACGGAAGTGATTGACGCAGGGACTCTTTCACAGAAAAATTGTCGGGAGGTGTTGTCGCCAACCTCTCCAGGTCTGCTTTTACTTTGTCGAGCGTGCTTTTGGTGATGCGGTTTTTCTTAGGTGCTTGTTTCATTGCCGTTCCTCAAATTTATTGGTGACGACCTTTTTAATAGGAGGCTTTTTGCGAAAAGCCACAACGGGCTTTCCCTAATCCACAGGATTCGACATTCGATCGGCTTGAGGCCTGGATCCCCCGCCGCTTTGAAAATGAACTCTCTCAAGGGGACGTATGAAATTCTCGGAATGATGGTGAGTGCGTCTGGGTTTTATCTGGAAGCTGTGTGCAAAGACCTTATCGATGAGCGTGAAAAGTTAACCAGACTCCAAAGTGAGGTGTTCAGCCTACTTTCCTGAAATACATGGGAGGGAGTTGGGTGTTGCTTCTTTTTGTGTTGTGAAGACCTCATTATTCTTTTGTTAGGCTATATTGTCGGACGTTAACGTCTGGTGATTCCATTTTACGGACAATTCTGTTCAGGAGTTGAGGCGGATGGATGCACCACTTTTTGCAGACAGAAACACAGACAAAACTGTCATAAAATGATGGCTGCTACCGCAGCAGCTGTTTAGGCGCCGCATCGTTACGAAGCTGGATACGGATCCTGGGTTTGGCTGATCTTGGATTTGGGCCGGCATTTAGGGCGAGTGAATGGCGGATTGAAGTGAGAGCGGAGTGGGGCGTTGCATCGTAGCTCAGGCAAATACAGATTGCATCTGCCTGCAGATGATCGGTGGACGCAAAACGGTTTGATTGCCGATGCTCGTAGCGCCCATCTACGACTAATACGTGGTCAATAAACCAGTGCGGAGTTATCCCGTCGGATAGACCGAGCGCTAAATAACGACACTTTTCAAATCTCAGCGGGGCATAGTCCACGCCTGAACTCCATCCGAAATAGGATAACTCCCGCCATTAAACTGAAAATGGTACAGCGAAGAAACAGATATGGAGCCTCTTACACTCAAAGGGGCATTTATTAGGCGAAATCATTGAAAACTATATGAAAGAAGTGCAACAAATTGTCGCTGAAATTGTAGTATGCTTGCGGCGGCGTGGATGAGTGTGCCACGCATAAGATATCTCGCTCCTTTCTCCCTTAATATTCCGAGGCACTCATGACCGCACTTCCCTTGCTTTCTGTCAATCACCCCAAGTCAGGGGAGGCGTCGACGAAGATGAATGGCGCCGCTTCATTTCTGAAGTGCAGGAGGTTGCTCGTATGAGCGATATTGCTAATCGGTTGCGCACGGAACTTGGCGTCGATGTTGTTCCCTTGGATGTTCCTGAGCGCAACCATCATGATTGGTCTGGTTTGCCGCCTGTTTCACCCTTAGCGCTCGTGAGGGCATGCAGCACCGAACAGGTGGCCATCGCACTCCGTCTCTGCCATGAAACAGAGACGCCGGTGGTGCCGCAAGGCGGGCTAACCGGCATTTCTGGTGGTGCCCACCCGGTCGCTGGGGCGGTCGTGCTGTCACTGGAGCGGATGAACCGCGTGTTGGCATTTGATGCCCAAATGGCCACCCTAACTGTCGAAGCCGGTTGCGTGCTGCAAACTGCACAAGAAGCCGCCCAAGATGGGGGATTGATGCTGGCGGTTGATTTAGGCGCACGCGGTTCCTGCACCATCGGCGGCGTGATAGCCACCAATGCGGGCGGCAACCAAGTGCTGCGTTATGGCATGGCACGCGAGCATGTTCTGGGACTTGAGGTTGTTCTGGCTGATGGTACAGTCCTCAATTCGATGAATAACATGATCAAAAACAACGCGGGGCTAGACCTAAAGCAGTTATTTATCGGCACCGAGGGGCTGATGGGCATTATCACCAAGGCCGTGATGCGCTTACAACCGCGGCCAAGCCACAGTGCCACGGCCTTTTGCGGCTGCACAGACACCGCCGCTGCGGTAGCCTTTTTAAAGCGTGCTCGCGCAGATCTCGGCCCTGCGCTGATATCGTTTGAAGTGATGTGGCCCAGCTTTTACGATTTAATGCGTGCCGGTATTAACGCCAAACATCCGCTTTCCGAACCGCACGGTGTCTATGTCGTCATCGAAGCCGGCGGTTTCGACGATAACCTGCGCGGCCAGTTTGAAAACTGCCTTGGTGTAGCACTGGAAGAGGGCGCACTGAATGATGCGGTGATAGCTGCCTCGGTGCGCGAAGAACGCGAGCTTTGGGCGGTGCGCGAAGCTGTGGCTGAATACGGTCACATCCTTGGCCCACTCACCGCTTTTGATGTGGGCTTGCCATTGGAGAGTATCGCCGAAGCTGTGTCACGCTTGGAGGCGGAAATTGCCGAACGCTGGCCTGGCGCACGTGCTCTCAGCTATGGGCATATGGGCGACAGCAACCTGCATTTGGTCGTCAATGTGCCACAAGCAGGCACAGATCAGCCCGCAAGCGCACTCAAGACATTGGTTTATGGCATAGTCCGTGATTTGGGTGGGACAATTTCGGCCGAACACGGGATAGGCGCGGTCAAGCGCGACTATCTAGGTTACAGCCGCACAGAGGCGGAGATTGACACCATGCGGCGGCTCAAATTCACTTTGGACCCGCGCGGCATCCTTAACCCCGGAAAGGGGTTTGCACCATAATTACACTTCGCTAGAAAATTACTCGTGCCGCAAGGGCGAGTGCCCTACGCGGTAGAAATTTTTACGATGACGCGGCTCCGACGGAACCATCCTGACGGATGGGTTTACGTCGGCTTTTGGTAGACCCCGCTCAAACATTTATGCTTGCCCCTCCTATCGTTTGATAGACTTTCTTAACCATTTACGGCACAAATCACCTAAGACGCCAATATTTCCCCGTCAGGATTGACTATTGCGACGTCGATACATAACTATAAAGACATGTTGGAACACGCAGATCATTTTCGATTTCTACTGCTAAACCGCCCGTAACCCCGGGCGGTCAAGGTGCCTCTGCGCCTTCCATACCTTCCGGGGTCTCCTCACATTCCTAAAACGTGAACGCGGCGTAATCTCGCCCGAGGAGGCAGTATGAAAAGTTTCGTCCGAGCAGAACAATCGACCAACCAAAACCACTCTATTTTGCGGGCCCTCCGGAATATTCCGTCAACCTTGCCCAACCCGTTTTAAAAGATCCCGCACCGTGGGCGCATACTTTGGGCTTACACCGCGAAGATATCAGTCAGAAGAGCATGACAATCCAGGGCGGATGAATGGGCCCACACCGTCCGATGCTGCATGGGGTGCGAATGTCCAGACCTGCGTTTCACGCGCAAAAGACTGACGAATGTGAAGAATCTGAACGGGGTGCGCTGCTGATATGCTGGCGACAACATCATTGCCGCTAAATAAATTTAGCCCTTACCGCGATCGCCACCGCTTGGTCACGGGTTCTGGCGTTTAAGCTCAATCTTGCATTGCGGACATGCAGTTCTACTGTGCTTTCGGAAAGCCCCATCTTATAAGCCACTTCTGACGTTCTAAGACCGTCAGAAAAATAGGCCAGGCAATCAAGTTGTTTTTTGGTCAGGGTAAGCGGTTGGTTTTTTGCCGATTGAGCGTTCAATCCTGCATAAAGCAACTGGCACCAAGCCCGCCAAGTGTCTTCATGCTCGGCGCGTAACTGGGAAAAATCAGCCCGATTATAGTCGGTCATCAAATTCAGGCCAACGCCAGCCCCATTTATGTCAGGCCGGATCGTCACCGACATCCCGGTTCGGACCCCCAGCGACGCACTGCCCTGTGCGATTTGATCTAGCTCCACTTGCGTGAGGTGCTCATGGTCTTCAAAATGCCCGATGCCGGTCGTTTGCGTTGTGGTGCCTGTCAGGCAGTTTCGTGCAAACGGGTCCAATCCTGCCAATACAGCATGGCGATACCTGTTAGCCCAGGTATCACATGCATTCGTCAAAATCAAAGGCGTGTCGCGCTGTGAAAGGTCCATGAATATGACTTTGGACAAACCAAACTGCGGCAAGCATTCAATTGCGGACTTCCATATCTGCAGTGGCGTGCTGCCCGCGTCCATCGTATCCGCGAGCGATCGGATTAGTGACATAAGCTTCCCCTCATTTGAAACATAAGGATTTCCTTATCTTGTGTAAACGGGCACGGCTGATCCACTCTGTCGATAATCGCTTAAACACTGGCACATGCCGAACTTTCGATAGGATTTTTTATGCGTTTCCTTTTGTCGCTGCTTATTTTTCTTTCTGCGGCGGGTGTGGGGACCGCCCAAACCACAAACCGTGATGTCATGGTCGTGTTTGATATGTCGGGGTCCATGTGGGGTCAGGTTGATGGCGTCGCCAAAGTTGAAATCGCGCGTGATGCGTTTGATGGGCTTCTGGATGATTGGGAGGCAAACACGACCCGCGCGGGCCTTATCGCATACGGGCACCGCCGCAAGGGGGATTGTTCCGATATCGAGCTGCTGGCCCTGCCGGACGCGGGCGCGGATATCGCGTCACTGGTCGCAGGGCTTCAGCCACGCGGGAAAACGCCATTGTCAGCGGCTGTCATGCAGGCCGCGGAAGTTCTGAAATTTACAGAAGAAGCGGCAACCGTTGTTCTGCTGTCCGATGGTGTTGAAACCTGTGAGGCTGATCCATGCGCAATGGGTGCTAAACTGGAAGCGCTTGGCCTTGATTTTACGGCCCATGTCATCGGATTTGATATTGCCGAGAGAGACAAAGCGCAGCTGCAGTGTCTCGCGTCTGCAACAGGAGGTCAGTATTTCGACGCGGCTGATGCGAGTGAATTGGCGGATGCCATGAAAGGGGTCGTGCAGGCAACGGCCGTTAAAGCACCTGAAGAATTGCGCGGTCAGGATTTTCAGACCATCACGATCAGGGTCAAAATGGACTCTAGGGCGCTCTCTTTGCCGGAGGACATTACGATTTACGGCAATGACATTGAATTGGGCACACTGACTGACGACACAGCTTCCCATCCCGGATTGTTGATCGAGCTTCCATTTGGTGAAATCACCATGCGGGTCGAAGGTTTGGGTGTGTCAGATGAAACGCTGGTTGACGTAACTGACCAGACCGAATTCATCGACCTTGTGGTATCGGGTGCCGAGGCCGACTATGTGATCTGGCGCGAGGGCCAGTTCCCCGTTCTGGACAACAAGCGCTCAAATATAATCCTCATTAAAAACACGACCGGCGTTGATCGGGGCAGTTTTTATCCGCTTTATCTTTATCCATCCGGCAGCACCGATCCGGCGCAGGCTGTGAAGATTGATAATCTGTCGCCCACTGCTGGCATATATATCACCGCTGAAATTCCATCTGGTGTGGCGCTGGGTGATTACGATCTTGTTCCTACGGGAACGGACGGCACGCAATACGCTCGCATCCCGATCAGCTTTGCGTCTGCGATTGATCCGGTCTGGCAAGGTGCGCGCGAGGTCGAACCCGCTGGCGTGTTGGATGCATATTGGGCGGGGTCATCAGACACTTACGACCAGTTTCGGTTCATGCAGGGTGATGATGTCGTCAGCCGACATCGCGTTTCATCCCTTGCAACAGAAGACGGTTTCAAGCTGCCTGCGCCGACAGAGCTGGGCCTGTATGAACTGGTCTATATCTCTGAATATGTGAACAACTTTGAATTCCAGACCACTTCAATGGGGACGATCGCCGTTGGTGTGCCGTTTCCACAAACCGAAGCCGCCCCAACTGCGGCCAACCCAGACACCGACGGTCTTGCAGAGGAAGCTGAGGCCATGGGCGGCGAAGAAGGTCCACTGACCCCCGTAGGAGAACTGCACGGGAATTGGGTCTTGATGGCACGCAATGATGTTATGAACGTGCCGCTCGCCAGATTCCAAGTTGCCCATGAACAAGGGACAGATTTTGCCGAAGGCGATTTCGTGATCGAAGCGCCCGAGGAATGGAACCTTGGCCCACAAGGATCGTTCGGCACATCAGGCTTGGGTCTTGTCGACGATAACACCCGCACTTTGACCTTTGTAAGCGACACCGGAACCCAAACTGTTGAGCTCAAACGCGATGGGAACCTGTGGCGTGCGCCCACGGACATGATCGCGCAGCGTTCTGGCATTACGCTCGACGTTATGGTGATGCGGTCCGATGATCTTGCCGATATCGATACGGCCCCCGTGGTTAGTTATTTCAACGCTTATAATGAACAGGGCGCTAAGATTGCAGGGCCTGTGGAGTGGGACCTATCCCTCTATACCGCTGGGAATTTTGATCAGATGCGCACTGAAACCGGATTGAACCATGCACAACGCGTGCAGGGCACATACGAGGTCACGGCAACCGCAGGCCCATTAACTGGAACCGACATGATCACCGTCTCGCGCAGTTCACGCGCCAATAATGCTATTATCCTGCGCACCGTCGGCGAAGGCGATACGTTGCCAATCGACGCCGCCTACTATTGTTCGGCTGGTGAAGATTGCGACATGTTTGAACCCGATTATTCGGTCAACTTCACTCTACCAATTGGGTGGGGGGCGCAAAAAGCACAGCGTTCGCGGAACTGGGAAATCGCTTTTGATATGGCAACAATGACGCCTGATGGTGTGTTCTACGCGACACTTAACGATCCGAACCGCAGTGCAAATATTGGCCCCTGCTATGACGTGATTGCGGGCGCATTATGCCACGCGGCGACCAAAGATCCGAAACTTATCGCCGATATCGATATCATCCGGCGCGGATTGTCCGTGCAGTCCGTCGGCGAGCCGCTGGACCAAGAGGCTATCGACGCACTGTTAAACAAACTGACGGGAACTTCCAAATGAAACGCTTACTCCTGACAACTGCCCTATGTGCAGGCCCAGCATTCGCTGAAACCGTAGATGTTTTTGTTGTTCAAAAAGACGGCAGCGGTGTGGTCCAGCACGAAAGCAACGTCACCGTCGATGCTGCTGCAATCCTTATTGAAGGGGAGCGTCCTGCCGGAACGACAGGTGTTGTGCTGGAAGATGGCAAATCCGTAGTATGGACAACCCTGACGCCCGAAGAAATTAACAGACGCCACGGAGGGACCGGCGCCCCCTATGTCACTCATGGCGAGAACGAAGACCCCGACGAGATGGA
This Falsihalocynthiibacter arcticus DNA region includes the following protein-coding sequences:
- a CDS encoding ribbon-helix-helix protein, CopG family — its product is MSEKSKKGRPRLDTEAVNLRLPRDMIEAIDDRRRAETDLPTRPEMIRRALAQWLTMTDAPKS
- a CDS encoding FAD-binding oxidoreductase, translated to MSDIANRLRTELGVDVVPLDVPERNHHDWSGLPPVSPLALVRACSTEQVAIALRLCHETETPVVPQGGLTGISGGAHPVAGAVVLSLERMNRVLAFDAQMATLTVEAGCVLQTAQEAAQDGGLMLAVDLGARGSCTIGGVIATNAGGNQVLRYGMAREHVLGLEVVLADGTVLNSMNNMIKNNAGLDLKQLFIGTEGLMGIITKAVMRLQPRPSHSATAFCGCTDTAAAVAFLKRARADLGPALISFEVMWPSFYDLMRAGINAKHPLSEPHGVYVVIEAGGFDDNLRGQFENCLGVALEEGALNDAVIAASVREERELWAVREAVAEYGHILGPLTAFDVGLPLESIAEAVSRLEAEIAERWPGARALSYGHMGDSNLHLVVNVPQAGTDQPASALKTLVYGIVRDLGGTISAEHGIGAVKRDYLGYSRTEAEIDTMRRLKFTLDPRGILNPGKGFAP
- a CDS encoding helix-turn-helix transcriptional regulator yields the protein MSLIRSLADTMDAGSTPLQIWKSAIECLPQFGLSKVIFMDLSQRDTPLILTNACDTWANRYRHAVLAGLDPFARNCLTGTTTQTTGIGHFEDHEHLTQVELDQIAQGSASLGVRTGMSVTIRPDINGAGVGLNLMTDYNRADFSQLRAEHEDTWRAWCQLLYAGLNAQSAKNQPLTLTKKQLDCLAYFSDGLRTSEVAYKMGLSESTVELHVRNARLSLNARTRDQAVAIAVRAKFI
- a CDS encoding vWA domain-containing protein — its product is MRFLLSLLIFLSAAGVGTAQTTNRDVMVVFDMSGSMWGQVDGVAKVEIARDAFDGLLDDWEANTTRAGLIAYGHRRKGDCSDIELLALPDAGADIASLVAGLQPRGKTPLSAAVMQAAEVLKFTEEAATVVLLSDGVETCEADPCAMGAKLEALGLDFTAHVIGFDIAERDKAQLQCLASATGGQYFDAADASELADAMKGVVQATAVKAPEELRGQDFQTITIRVKMDSRALSLPEDITIYGNDIELGTLTDDTASHPGLLIELPFGEITMRVEGLGVSDETLVDVTDQTEFIDLVVSGAEADYVIWREGQFPVLDNKRSNIILIKNTTGVDRGSFYPLYLYPSGSTDPAQAVKIDNLSPTAGIYITAEIPSGVALGDYDLVPTGTDGTQYARIPISFASAIDPVWQGAREVEPAGVLDAYWAGSSDTYDQFRFMQGDDVVSRHRVSSLATEDGFKLPAPTELGLYELVYISEYVNNFEFQTTSMGTIAVGVPFPQTEAAPTAANPDTDGLAEEAEAMGGEEGPLTPVGELHGNWVLMARNDVMNVPLARFQVAHEQGTDFAEGDFVIEAPEEWNLGPQGSFGTSGLGLVDDNTRTLTFVSDTGTQTVELKRDGNLWRAPTDMIAQRSGITLDVMVMRSDDLADIDTAPVVSYFNAYNEQGAKIAGPVEWDLSLYTAGNFDQMRTETGLNHAQRVQGTYEVTATAGPLTGTDMITVSRSSRANNAIILRTVGEGDTLPIDAAYYCSAGEDCDMFEPDYSVNFTLPIGWGAQKAQRSRNWEIAFDMATMTPDGVFYATLNDPNRSANIGPCYDVIAGALCHAATKDPKLIADIDIIRRGLSVQSVGEPLDQEAIDALLNKLTGTSK